CAGTGTACCACGGGTAGGCTCCTTTCTCTAAGCCTGCCTGGCCCTCCACCTGAGCACCTGCTGAGCACAAGGCATGACCCCTGCACCCCCATCCCGTCATGCAAGATGCTAGAGAAACAAGGCTTCTCTCAGCCACCTGGAAGTTAGTGGCTGGACACTCAGGGAATGCTACAGGGGCCACGGTGCATGGTGGCCAATGGTGATTATTCTCCAGACAGCCCTTGAAGGCCAGTTCCTCCCCTCTCACATGCGTTACCAGCTCTGGATGTAAGCTTGTTCCCTGTTAGGTAGGTTTATGGGGACTCTGGTTGGCTGCCCCAACCTAGTCACTAGCCCATTGGGACAAGGTAGGGCCGAGCCCATGGCTGACCACGTTGGAAGCCACACGTGGGCCCCGTGGCCAAGCTGGGCCGGGGACCAGCACCAGGTGCATCCTACCTGCTTCACATTGTAGCCGGTCTTTGCACTGGTCTCAATGAACATGACGCTCAGTTCTTTGGCGCGCTGCTCCCCCTCCTCGATGGTTATCTGCCTGAAGATGAATGGAGGGGGAAATCAGTGCAGTAGAGAAGCAGCCCTTGGTAGACGAGGTGGGAGCAGCCCAGCAGGGCAGCGGAGCCAACCAAGCCCCGCAGTCAGCCCTGAGGACAGGCTCTGATCTCAGGGCTCCTCCAGCATGAAGGGTCACGGGGCACAGCAGGACACCAGCCCCTTCCCTACTCCTTCCATGCTACTTCCCAGTGAGGGAGCAGGCCCTCTGTCTATGGCAGATGGGGGGGCTGTCTTATACCCACCTTTCCCAATAGTCACCACTGCCAGAGCCTAGGTTTGTAAGATGCTTTGAGCCACATACCGCCTCTCTGAGGGGTAACCTCAGTCCCATTTTCccaatgaggacactgaggttaAAAGTGActgccccaaggtcacagagctactTAGTGAAGGCTGGGCTTTAAGCCCATGTTCTTCACTTCAAGGACAGGATTCTAATGAAGTAGGCTCTAATTCACATTATTCCTTAATGGCCAGAGTACATTTCAGGAAGCCCACAGTCGATGGCCTGTTGCTTTATCTGACCAAGTTGGGTCCCCTGAGATAAGCAGACAAATGTATGTACACAGCACCTAAGCGACCCCTGTGCCCTGGAGCAGCCTCTTCAGAGGAAGCATCACACCTCGACAGCAATGGACCAGGAAATTCTGAGGTTAATCCCTGGGGACCAGGACCTTCACACCCACAGCCACACCAGCAAGGATGTTTCATGGAAGCAGAGATACAAAGTGCAAGCAGATGACGGTGGGAACCCTAGGGACTGCTGTGTCTGCAGCTGTGCCGCGGCTATGGCCAGGTCCCAGGCCATGCACTGCTGGGCCGAGCCAGACGCACAGGGCTCCATACAGACCACGCAGAGAGCACTGCCCCTGCAGCAGTGCAAGGTGGGGATTCAGAGAGGAGACACCCATGGGCAGGGGTCTACCAGGGGCTTTCAAAGCCTCTAGCACCCGCAGGGACCTTTCCCAAATGCCTGGGGACGGGTCAGACAGGGTGCTTACGACCCACGCATCCCAGAACTCCTTGCCCGGGAGGAGCTGCAGAGGCACGGAGGGGGGCCCGGCCTGCCAGCGCCGGCACCTACCTCTTGTCAGCCAGGTCCGTCTTGTTGCCCACCAGCATGATGATGACATCGCTGCCCCTCTCCGTCCTGACATCATCAATCCACTTAGAGGTCTGCTGGAAGGAGTTGAGGTCTGCAGGTGGAAAGTGGGGATAAAACTGGGAGTGAGATGCAGCTCCTGGCAGGAGAAGATAAAGGAGGGTCAGGGTGTGAGACCAGGAGCAGGAGGGCAGGCGCACAGGCCACACAGACTAGTCCGTCTGGGCCTTCCACAGAAGGTACACATGTGTTTGTGGAGCTGCTGTCCTGGGGCCCTGGAGAGCCCCTTGCATTGCTGAACCACCCTCTGGGGAGAGAATTTACCCCATCTGGAAGCTGACTGTGTCATGATTTTCTATGTGGCTTTAGGGGCCCACCTGAGAGTTAGACCTGACTTTGGAGGCTCAGAGTAGAGTGAAAAATGGGCACACTGGACTTGGCTGAGCTTGGAAACAGTGGAGGGGGCCACAGCATCCCCTAGGGGAGGAGGGCCCTACAGAGCAGACTCTCACCAAGGGGAGGTCAAGGGGGCTCAGGAAAGGCCAGAGGGGTTTCTGAAAAGAACTCTCAGGTCTACAAGtaagaggaggggagaggcagcCTCAGGAGCAGACAAAAGCCAGGGGAGGCAAGGCTGTTTCAGGGCAGCTGCCTTCTTGCATTCAGACATAAGCATCCACgtgtgtgcacatatgcacacacatgcacacacgatGCACACACACAAGGGATGCAGCCTGGCCAGGGCTCCCCTCAGGCCCTGGAGCCCCCGGGACCCACACTCACTTGTGATGTCGTACACTACCACGGCCACCGTGGAGTCCCGGATGTAGCTGGGGATCAGGCTGCGGAACCTCTCCTGGCCCGCTGTGTCCCAGAGCTGCAGTCGCACCTGTGGCAGGGAGGGCGAGGGGTCAGCAGGGGCCGTGGGGTCctcatggtgggggtgggagctgggggagggccTGGCTCTGTGATGCTGGCACTGCCAGCTCTGGGGCAGGCATGAGGTCTCAGGGGTGCCCCGCTAAGGTTCCAGGTGATAAGCCCAAAGGAGCCCCCGCTGACTCCCCAGTTCTAAAGTCAAGCACTCACCGTACGATCCTCTAAGTACATGGTTTTTGACAGGAAGTCAATGCCGATGGTTGCCTGTTAGAGAAAAGTACAGAAAGGTCAAAACTAAAAAGTCTCAGGCAAAGGGGCAAAAACTCAATGATCCAGGCCATGACAGCCAGCAAAAGGGGGGGTACTGATGCCAAAGCCAGGGTGGCTCCTGCTCTGCTgtccctgcccacccctcacTGTTTAGGACACACTAAACAGTGAGTCCTCCCTCTCAGAGGAAGTGAGTTTGAGCTAAATAAGGATGAGCTAAATAAGGATGAGGAGAGGGTTTTTAGGGAGTGATATAAAAGTGCTTTGGGAAAGGGACGAGAGAGCCTGGTGAGAAGGCTCCCCCAGGAACCGGCCACTGGAATGTGAATCTCCTGCCCCCCTCACTTAGGGCCTGGAGCAGCAGGAGCTGGGTGGTCTCCTTGCTTGGCCCCTCCTGCCTCCATCCTGCACATCCTGCCCCCCTTGGCCCTGAACTCCAGCACCAGGTGGGTAGGGGCGGAGCAGGAAGCACagcagctggctgctgtgtgggggcagagagcAACTGGCTTTCCTCAGGGCTGCAAAACACCCAGAGCAGCATCCCACTGGGAAAGCCCAGGGGCTCTTTTCTACCCAAACCAACACACTGGGAGCCAGTGGTCCCTAGCAGCCCTACGCAGTGCCTGTGCACCCTCTGTTGTGGCAGAGGCAgctgtgtgggggtgggatggagcaggGGGTATAGTTGGCCTTGTGGTCAGATGGCCAGGACCTACCGCtcacttgctgtgtggccttgggcagatCACCCACCCTCTCTGGGTGTTATATGCACCCAATGTCTGTGACAGGAGCTAAGATACTGTCAGTATGAAATGGAGTCATTGCTATGCAATTGAAAATAATGAAGATGCAGGTACAGCCAATGTCCAGGGTTCTGGTTAAGAACAGTGCGGTACATCCACGTAATAAGAATCCTTGGCAGTCATTAAAAATCATGTCCTTGAAAAAACATTTAACGATTTGGGTGAATGATcatcaagtgaaaaaaaacacacaggttATAAAACGTCATGTATAGTGTGATCCCAATTGGATTAATTGAAGTAGAGCTATAAGgagttttcctattttcttagacactgaagagaagggaacacacTGAAGCCTTAACAGTGCCAGTGTCTGGgtgattttttttgctttcttcgtcatacttttctcttttttctgtatttcctgcgATGAACATATAATAGTTCTAGAAGcagaaataaagtattttgaaacaaaaataacatttaaaaataagcttaatTGCATGGAAGACTGTGCTGTTAACTTCTGACTACAAAAACCACAACCAAGGGAAGCCCAAGGAATGAAAAACCCATGTCTGCAGGCCCTGGGCTGACTGCACGTACATTCACAGCCAGGCCCATTCCACAAAGGAGGTGAAGTGGCTGCATCCTCCTGGAAGCTTTAATGCAAAGATACCAAGTGTCAAGGAATCATACAATTCTAGAATGTGGCAGCTAAACGAACATCTTAGACACAACCCAGTCCCTTACTCTGGAGTTGAAAGGACAGACCAGGAAACTTACAGCACATGCCTAGTGTGATGTCACCGatcaggggcagagctgggagaatCAGCACTAAAATCCTGGCATCATTTGGGATCTTTCCACCTCAGCTTTGCACACCTCTCCTGCATGGCGTAGTCACTGGGGAACAAGTCTGGAATTGACGAGTGGCTTGTGGACTGAGCCTTGTTCCTTAGTAGTCACATGACATCCATTTATTGGTGTATGTTAGAACAATAATCCTTGCCTTCTGATACCCATAAGGAGAAACATGCAGAACAGGTAAATATCTCTCAACTTATCAGTGCTTAATGGGCTCCCAGGGAGTGCCAGGCTCCTGCAAAGTGACCCTTGAGTTAAAAGACAGGTGCATTAGCTCCTGGTGGCAGGaacttctggctgttccccaatATGTAGTTTCCCTTTCTACAGTAATAGGACTCCGAATGCAAAGGTGGACTCATGGCTGCTTCACATAAGAACTACATTtcccgggccggcccggtggctcaggtggttggagcgtcgTGCTCCTAACCCGAAGGCTGccagctcgattcccacatggaccagtgagctgcgccctctacagctaagagtgtgaacaacagctctccctggagctgggctgctgtgagcagctggagggcTGTGTGAGCTGTCGCcagctgctgagtgctgctgtgggctaccgtgtgctgccatgagtggctggtggccagcatgagctgctgtgtgctgccatgggtggccagcagccagcgtgagctacttgctgtgtgctgccatgggctaccgtgtgctgccatgagtggccagtggccagcgtgagtggcagGCAGCcggcatgagtggccagcagccagcatgagctgccgtgtgctgccgtgggctatcATGTGCTACCATGAGTGGCTGggggccagcgtgagtggccagcagccattgtgagcggccagtagctggcaagagctgccgtgagctgctgtgagcagccaactgacggctggcaaccgactgcctcagcctggggaagcacaaagctcataataccagcatgggccaggttgctgtgtcctacacaattagattgagaaacaatggcttgaaccggagtgggcggggaggcggaagaaatgggtgggggggggagaagaactacatttcccagct
This Rhinolophus sinicus isolate RSC01 linkage group LG10, ASM3656204v1, whole genome shotgun sequence DNA region includes the following protein-coding sequences:
- the RAB6B gene encoding ras-related protein Rab-6B — translated: MSAGGDFGNPLRKFKLVFLGEQSVGKTSLITRFMYDSFDNTYQATIGIDFLSKTMYLEDRTVRLQLWDTAGQERFRSLIPSYIRDSTVAVVVYDITNLNSFQQTSKWIDDVRTERGSDVIIMLVGNKTDLADKRQITIEEGEQRAKELSVMFIETSAKTGYNVKQLFRRVASALPGMENVQEKSKEGMIDIKLDKPQEPPASEGGCSC